The proteins below are encoded in one region of Phycisphaerales bacterium AB-hyl4:
- a CDS encoding 3-isopropylmalate dehydratase, producing MASEIITGKAFVLGDDIDTDQIIPAEYLAYNPSDPEERKYFGMYAMVGVPETKCGLPKGGMKFVPEGEFKTEYTVVIGGKNFGCGSSREHAPLAIAEAGARVVVAEFYARIFFRNCVNGGYLLPCETTQRLIEEISTGDEVEVDIDNAKLTNKTNGKTYELKPLGDVKPIVDAGGVFDYARQTGMLGKKE from the coding sequence ATGGCCAGCGAAATCATCACCGGCAAGGCCTTCGTCCTCGGCGACGATATCGACACCGACCAGATCATCCCCGCCGAGTACTTGGCCTACAACCCCTCCGACCCGGAGGAACGCAAGTACTTCGGCATGTACGCCATGGTCGGCGTGCCCGAGACCAAGTGCGGCCTGCCCAAGGGTGGCATGAAGTTCGTCCCCGAAGGCGAGTTCAAGACCGAGTACACCGTCGTGATCGGTGGCAAGAACTTCGGCTGCGGCTCGTCGCGCGAACACGCGCCGCTCGCCATCGCCGAGGCCGGCGCTCGCGTCGTCGTCGCCGAGTTCTACGCACGCATCTTCTTCCGAAACTGCGTCAACGGCGGCTACCTGCTGCCCTGCGAAACCACGCAGCGCCTTATCGAGGAAATCAGCACCGGCGACGAGGTCGAAGTCGACATCGACAACGCAAAGCTGACCAACAAGACCAACGGCAAGACGTACGAGCTCAAGCCGCTCGGCGACGTCAAGCCCATCGTCGACGCAGGCGGCGTCTTCGACTACGCCCGGCAGACCGGCATGCTGGGAAAGAAGGAATAG
- a CDS encoding thioredoxin family protein, giving the protein MTQGNIEQGSADLTSAAYLQQKHEAGLSYEAYLAAGTAAQRDNWQRIYEQATLTDAQLKLLGSFEREIKVLGLSGIWCGDCVQQGPLIQKIAEASDAIDLRWLDRDEHMDLQEQVMINAGHRVPVLVFCAEDYEPVGWFGDRTLNRYRALAAKQLGGACPLPGAPVDRDELAATMQDWLDQFERVHLLLRLSGRLRQKHGD; this is encoded by the coding sequence ATGACCCAAGGCAACATTGAACAGGGCTCCGCTGACCTGACCAGCGCCGCGTACCTGCAACAGAAGCACGAAGCGGGCCTGAGCTACGAGGCGTACCTCGCCGCCGGCACTGCCGCGCAGCGTGACAACTGGCAGCGGATCTACGAGCAGGCCACCCTCACCGACGCTCAGCTGAAGCTGCTGGGCTCGTTCGAGCGTGAGATCAAGGTGCTCGGGCTTTCGGGCATCTGGTGTGGCGACTGCGTGCAGCAGGGGCCTCTGATCCAGAAGATCGCCGAGGCCAGCGACGCCATCGACCTCCGCTGGCTCGACCGTGACGAGCACATGGACCTGCAGGAGCAGGTGATGATCAACGCCGGCCATCGCGTGCCGGTGCTGGTCTTCTGTGCCGAGGACTACGAGCCGGTGGGCTGGTTCGGCGACCGGACGCTGAATCGCTATCGAGCACTTGCTGCCAAGCAGCTTGGCGGCGCTTGTCCGCTGCCCGGCGCACCGGTGGACCGCGACGAACTCGCCGCGACGATGCAGGACTGGCTCGATCAATTTGAGCGGGTGCATCTGCTGCTGCGTCTGAGCGGCCGACTGCGTCAGAAACATGGCGACTGA